A region from the uncultured Draconibacterium sp. genome encodes:
- the proS gene encoding proline--tRNA ligase, translated as MAKELTSRSENYSQWYQDLVIKADLAENSAVRGCMVIKPYGYAIWEKMQAELDRMFKETGHVNAYFPLFIPKSFFSKEADHVEGFAKECAVVTHYRLKNDEENGGVVVDPDAKLEEELIVRPTSETIIWNTYKNWIQSYRDLPILCNQWANVVRWEMRTRLFLRTAEFLWQEGHTAHATKEEAIEETEKMCNVYANFAENFMAVPVVKGLKSPNERFAGALETYSIEALMQDGKALQSGTSHFLGQNFAKAFDVTFANKEGKEDYVWATSWGVSTRLMGALIMAHSDDNGLVLPPKLAPYQVVIVPIYRKEEQLAAITEKVDGIIAKLKSRGISVKYDDRDTRKPGWKFAEYELKGVPVRLALGPRDLENGTVEVARRDTLEKEVTPIENIDQYVEDLLETIQKNIFQKAWDYRAENTRKADTWEEFKEILTTKGGFISAHWDGTSETEEAIKNETKATIRCLPLEYEAEEGVCIYSGKPSKRRVLFALAY; from the coding sequence ATGGCTAAAGAATTGACTTCGCGCAGCGAGAATTATTCACAATGGTACCAGGATTTGGTAATTAAAGCAGACCTTGCAGAGAATTCAGCTGTTAGAGGATGTATGGTTATTAAGCCTTATGGCTACGCAATTTGGGAAAAAATGCAAGCCGAGCTTGACCGCATGTTTAAAGAAACCGGACACGTAAATGCCTACTTTCCGCTTTTTATTCCAAAATCCTTTTTTAGTAAAGAAGCCGACCATGTTGAAGGATTCGCAAAAGAATGTGCAGTTGTAACGCATTATCGTTTAAAAAACGATGAGGAAAATGGAGGTGTTGTGGTTGATCCCGACGCAAAACTTGAGGAAGAATTAATTGTTCGACCAACTTCTGAAACTATAATCTGGAACACCTATAAAAATTGGATTCAGTCGTACCGCGATCTACCAATTCTTTGTAACCAGTGGGCAAACGTTGTGCGTTGGGAAATGCGTACACGTCTATTCCTTCGTACAGCTGAGTTTTTGTGGCAGGAAGGACACACCGCACACGCAACAAAAGAAGAGGCCATTGAAGAAACAGAGAAGATGTGTAATGTTTATGCCAATTTCGCCGAGAATTTTATGGCTGTTCCTGTTGTTAAAGGTTTAAAGTCGCCTAACGAACGTTTCGCTGGCGCCCTCGAAACCTATTCAATAGAAGCTTTAATGCAAGACGGAAAAGCATTGCAATCGGGAACTTCTCACTTTTTAGGACAAAATTTTGCAAAGGCTTTTGATGTAACTTTTGCTAATAAAGAGGGGAAAGAAGATTACGTTTGGGCAACATCGTGGGGTGTTTCAACCCGTTTAATGGGAGCGTTAATTATGGCGCATTCGGATGACAACGGTTTGGTTTTACCTCCAAAATTGGCACCTTACCAGGTGGTTATTGTACCAATTTATCGTAAGGAAGAACAATTGGCTGCCATTACCGAAAAAGTGGACGGAATTATTGCCAAACTAAAAAGCCGTGGTATTTCTGTAAAATACGACGACAGGGATACCCGTAAACCCGGCTGGAAATTTGCCGAGTACGAATTAAAAGGTGTACCTGTACGATTGGCCTTGGGACCTCGCGACCTGGAAAATGGTACTGTTGAAGTGGCTCGCCGTGATACGCTGGAGAAAGAGGTGACCCCAATTGAAAATATTGACCAATATGTGGAAGACTTGCTTGAAACTATTCAAAAAAATATTTTCCAGAAGGCATGGGACTACAGGGCTGAAAATACACGAAAAGCTGATACCTGGGAAGAGTTTAAAGAAATTCTTACCACAAAAGGTGGTTTCATATCGGCGCACTGGGATGGAACCTCAGAAACAGAGGAAGCCATTAAAAACGAAACCAAGGCAACCATTAGATGTTTGCCGCTGGAATACGAAGCGGAGGAAGGTGTTTGTATTTACTCCGGTAAACCTTCAAAGCGCAGAGTATTGTTTGCATTAGCCTACTAA